A window from Cellulomonas sp. C5510 encodes these proteins:
- the topA gene encoding type I DNA topoisomerase — MSSRRKLVIVESPAKARTIAGYLGDEYEVEASVGHIRDLPQPSELPADMKKGPFGKFAVDVDNGFEPYYVVDSDKKKKVAELKRLLKESDELYLATDEDREGEAIAWHLLQELKPQVPVKRMVFHEITREAIARALENTRELDDRLVDAQETRRILDRLYGYEVSPVLWRKVRQGLSAGRVQSVATRMVVERERERMAFVAADYWDLTATFAVQDAAEPTFDARLVQLGERRVATGRDFGDDGVLRGSGASRPVHLDETAARAWVTALDGAAFGVRSLETKPYTRRPAAPFTTSTLQQEASRKLRMASRQTMRTAQSLYENGYITYMRTDSPTLSTQAVDAARRQAAELYGADHVPDRPRVYASKAKGAQEAHEAIRPAGDDFRTPAQVAGELSGDQFRLYELIWKRTVASQMADARGSTASVRIAATVPAPAASGGPDAGAPTDAVFAASGTVITFRGFLAAYEEGRDVERYSGDTEGGEKGGARETRLPQMAEGDPVTASDLTADGHRTSPPPRYTEASLVKALEERGIGRPSTYAATISVIQDRGYVTSRGQALVPSWLAFAVTRLLEENFDRLVDYDFTASMEEDLDAIAAGQKDRVDWLTRFYFGSAAADGPDGDGLRELVANLGEIDAREVNSIDIGEGITLRVGRYGPYIEDSAGEPGPDGTPRRASVPDDLAPDELTVEKARELLETQPEGDLVLGTDPATGHTVVAKNGRYGPYVTELLPEPELDPGLSAAARKKALAALPKPRTGSLLKSQSLQTITLDEALQLLSLPRVVGTDPETGLEITAQNGRYGPYLKRGTDSRTLPSEEAIFTTTLEEALAIYAQPKRGRGATATPPLRELGDDPTSGKPIVVKDGRFGAYVTDGETNRTLPRDVTPESITPEQAVELLAEKRAQAPKKKPARKAAPRAKAASKK; from the coding sequence ATGTCGTCACGTCGCAAGCTGGTCATCGTGGAGTCGCCCGCCAAGGCGCGCACGATCGCCGGGTACCTCGGCGACGAGTACGAGGTCGAGGCGAGCGTCGGGCACATCCGTGACCTGCCGCAGCCCAGCGAGCTGCCCGCGGACATGAAGAAGGGTCCGTTCGGGAAGTTCGCGGTCGACGTGGACAACGGCTTCGAGCCCTACTACGTGGTCGACTCCGACAAGAAGAAGAAGGTCGCCGAGCTCAAGCGCCTGCTCAAGGAGTCCGACGAGCTGTACCTCGCCACCGACGAGGACCGCGAGGGCGAGGCCATCGCGTGGCACCTGCTGCAGGAGCTCAAGCCCCAGGTCCCGGTCAAGCGCATGGTGTTCCACGAGATCACCCGGGAGGCCATCGCCCGCGCGCTGGAGAACACCCGCGAGCTCGACGACCGGCTGGTGGACGCCCAGGAGACGCGGCGGATCCTCGACCGGCTGTACGGCTACGAGGTCAGCCCGGTGCTGTGGCGCAAGGTCCGCCAGGGCCTGTCGGCCGGCCGGGTGCAGTCGGTCGCGACGCGCATGGTGGTCGAGCGGGAGCGCGAGCGCATGGCGTTCGTCGCGGCGGACTACTGGGACCTGACGGCGACGTTCGCGGTGCAGGACGCCGCGGAGCCGACGTTCGACGCCCGGCTGGTGCAGCTCGGAGAGCGGCGCGTGGCGACGGGGCGCGACTTCGGCGACGACGGCGTGCTGCGGGGCAGCGGTGCGAGCCGTCCCGTGCACCTCGACGAGACCGCGGCGCGGGCGTGGGTGACGGCCCTCGACGGCGCGGCGTTCGGCGTGCGGTCGCTCGAGACCAAGCCGTACACCCGCCGTCCGGCGGCGCCGTTCACGACGTCGACGCTGCAGCAGGAGGCCAGCCGCAAGCTGCGCATGGCCTCCCGGCAGACGATGCGCACCGCGCAGTCGCTGTACGAGAACGGCTACATCACCTACATGCGGACCGACTCGCCGACGCTGAGCACGCAGGCGGTGGACGCCGCGCGCCGGCAGGCGGCCGAGCTCTACGGCGCGGACCACGTGCCGGATCGGCCGCGCGTCTACGCGTCGAAGGCGAAGGGCGCGCAGGAGGCGCACGAGGCGATCCGTCCCGCCGGCGACGACTTCCGCACGCCCGCCCAGGTGGCCGGAGAGCTGTCCGGCGACCAGTTCCGCCTGTACGAGCTGATCTGGAAGCGCACCGTGGCGTCGCAGATGGCGGACGCGCGCGGCTCGACGGCCTCGGTCCGGATCGCCGCGACCGTCCCCGCGCCGGCGGCCTCCGGGGGGCCCGACGCGGGCGCGCCGACCGACGCCGTGTTCGCGGCCTCCGGCACCGTCATCACGTTCCGTGGGTTCCTCGCGGCCTACGAGGAGGGCCGCGACGTCGAGCGGTACTCGGGCGACACCGAGGGCGGCGAGAAGGGCGGTGCCCGGGAGACCCGGCTGCCGCAGATGGCCGAGGGCGACCCGGTCACCGCCTCCGACCTCACCGCCGACGGCCACCGGACCTCGCCGCCGCCGCGCTACACCGAGGCGAGCCTGGTCAAGGCGCTGGAGGAGCGCGGCATCGGCCGGCCGTCGACGTACGCCGCGACGATCTCCGTCATCCAGGACCGCGGGTACGTGACCTCGCGCGGCCAGGCGCTCGTGCCGAGCTGGCTGGCGTTCGCGGTCACGCGCCTGCTGGAGGAGAACTTCGACCGGCTCGTCGACTACGACTTCACCGCCTCGATGGAGGAGGACCTCGACGCCATCGCCGCGGGGCAGAAGGACCGCGTGGACTGGCTGACGCGGTTCTACTTCGGGTCGGCGGCGGCCGACGGCCCGGACGGGGACGGCCTGCGGGAGCTCGTCGCCAACCTCGGCGAGATCGACGCCCGCGAGGTGAACTCGATCGACATCGGCGAGGGCATCACGCTGCGCGTGGGCCGCTACGGCCCGTACATCGAGGACTCCGCCGGTGAGCCCGGCCCGGACGGCACCCCGCGCCGCGCGTCGGTCCCGGACGACCTGGCGCCGGACGAGCTGACCGTCGAGAAGGCCCGCGAGCTGCTCGAGACCCAGCCGGAGGGCGACCTCGTGCTGGGCACCGACCCGGCGACGGGGCACACGGTCGTGGCGAAGAACGGCCGCTACGGCCCGTACGTGACGGAGCTGCTGCCCGAGCCGGAGCTCGACCCCGGGCTGTCCGCGGCCGCGCGCAAGAAGGCGCTCGCGGCGCTGCCGAAGCCGCGCACGGGCTCGCTGCTGAAGTCGCAGTCGCTGCAGACGATCACGCTCGACGAGGCGCTGCAGCTGCTGAGCCTGCCGCGCGTCGTCGGCACCGACCCCGAGACCGGGCTGGAGATCACCGCGCAGAACGGCCGGTACGGGCCGTACCTCAAGCGCGGCACCGACTCCCGCACGCTGCCGTCCGAGGAGGCGATCTTCACCACCACGCTCGAGGAGGCGCTGGCGATCTACGCGCAGCCCAAGCGCGGGCGCGGCGCGACGGCCACCCCGCCGCTGCGGGAGCTGGGCGACGACCCGACCTCGGGCAAGCCGATCGTGGTGAAGGACGGCCGGTTCGGGGCGTACGTGACCGACGGCGAGACGAACCGCACGCTCCCGCGGGACGTCACCCCGGAGTCGATCACGCCCGAGCAGGCGGTCGAGCTGCTCGCCGAGAAGCGCGCGCAGGCGCCGAAGAAGAAGCCGGCCCGCAAGGCGGCCCCGCGCGCGAAGGCGGCGTCGAAGAAGTAG
- a CDS encoding phosphatase PAP2 family protein encodes MSRPATAVPPARPEPEPLAPVRGARGPAVGRALVALLVALVASAGIGVTWAVFVGTEHGQAVDQASLDGAHIGQIRLWEVAGPVLDVVSVGFIAAAVLGCAAIAVVRRRWGLAVVAAVVLGGANLTTRVLKVLVLDRPELGHGPEFNTLPSGHTTAAASVAAALLLVVPPRVRPWVAVLGAGYAGATGVSTLVGQWHRPSDVVAGLLVVLAWGAVGCALLALGGDPAGERTPPTAAVRAVTSGTRGPAATDRAATSVALALLGAVAVVAGAVAAVALRRTWLSADPVGGRAELLTSYGGGALGIVAVAAASSAVLLVLRRAATAGSAGAGRTS; translated from the coding sequence GTGTCCCGCCCCGCCACCGCCGTGCCGCCCGCACGCCCCGAGCCCGAGCCGCTCGCGCCCGTCCGCGGCGCCCGGGGCCCGGCCGTGGGCCGCGCCCTGGTCGCGCTGCTCGTGGCGCTGGTCGCGAGCGCGGGCATCGGCGTCACCTGGGCCGTCTTCGTGGGGACGGAGCACGGCCAGGCGGTGGACCAGGCGTCGCTGGACGGCGCGCACATCGGGCAGATCCGGCTCTGGGAGGTCGCGGGGCCGGTGCTCGACGTCGTGTCGGTGGGCTTCATCGCGGCCGCCGTCCTCGGGTGCGCCGCGATCGCGGTCGTGCGGCGGCGCTGGGGCCTCGCCGTGGTGGCGGCGGTCGTGCTCGGCGGCGCCAACCTGACGACGCGGGTGCTCAAGGTCCTCGTGCTCGACCGTCCCGAGCTCGGGCACGGACCGGAGTTCAACACGCTGCCGAGCGGCCACACCACCGCCGCCGCCTCCGTGGCCGCCGCCCTGCTGCTGGTGGTGCCGCCCCGCGTCCGGCCCTGGGTGGCGGTGCTCGGCGCCGGCTACGCGGGTGCGACCGGGGTGAGCACCCTCGTGGGGCAGTGGCACCGCCCGTCGGACGTCGTCGCCGGGCTGCTCGTCGTGCTCGCGTGGGGCGCGGTGGGCTGCGCGCTGCTCGCGCTCGGCGGGGACCCGGCGGGGGAGCGGACCCCGCCGACCGCGGCGGTCCGCGCGGTGACGTCCGGGACGCGCGGACCCGCGGCCACGGACCGCGCGGCCACCTCGGTCGCGCTCGCGCTGCTCGGTGCCGTCGCCGTCGTCGCGGGGGCCGTCGCCGCGGTGGCGCTGCGCCGCACGTGGCTGTCCGCGGACCCGGTGGGCGGCCGCGCGGAGCTGCTGACGTCCTACGGCGGCGGCGCCCTGGGGATCGTCGCGGTCGCGGCCGCGTCGTCCGCCGTGCTGCTCGTGCTGCGCCGGGCGGCGACAGCGGGATCGGCCGGTGCAGGACGGACGTCGTAG
- a CDS encoding VOC family protein, whose protein sequence is MLDLSKGFSGYSVADVPAARTFYADVLGLDAQERDGMLWLHLSGGRDVLLYPKGDAHAPAGYTVLNFPVPDVPAAVAELRGRGVQFERYEGTPVQTDEDGVFRGGGPLIAWFTDPSGNVLSVIEED, encoded by the coding sequence GTGCTCGACCTCAGCAAGGGCTTCAGCGGGTACTCGGTGGCGGACGTGCCCGCCGCCCGGACGTTCTACGCGGATGTGCTCGGCCTCGACGCGCAGGAGCGCGACGGGATGCTCTGGCTGCACCTGTCCGGTGGCCGCGACGTGCTGCTGTACCCGAAGGGCGACGCGCACGCGCCGGCCGGGTACACGGTGCTCAACTTCCCGGTGCCGGACGTGCCGGCGGCGGTCGCGGAGCTGCGAGGGCGTGGCGTGCAGTTCGAGCGCTACGAGGGCACCCCCGTGCAGACCGACGAGGACGGCGTGTTCCGCGGCGGCGGTCCGCTCATCGCCTGGTTCACCGACCCGTCCGGCAACGTGCTGTCGGTGATCGAGGAGGACTGA
- a CDS encoding response regulator transcription factor, with the protein MTTSTLQRDALTRADGQPVRALVVDDEPTLAELLATALRYEGWSVEHALTGHGAVKQAKAFDPDVILLDVMLPDLSGLEVLRRIRATHPTVPVLFLTAKDAVEDRIAGLTAGGDDYVTKPFSLEEVVARLRALLRRAGAVADREEAVLVVGDLRMDEDSHEVSRGGDDIRLTATEFELLRYFMRNPRRVLSKAQILDRVWQYDFGGQANIVELYVSYLRRKIDKGREPMLHTLRGVGYVLKPAP; encoded by the coding sequence ATGACGACCTCGACCCTGCAGCGCGACGCCCTCACCCGCGCGGACGGCCAGCCGGTCCGCGCCCTCGTCGTCGACGACGAGCCCACCCTGGCGGAGCTCCTCGCGACCGCACTGCGCTACGAGGGCTGGTCCGTCGAGCACGCCCTGACCGGCCACGGCGCCGTCAAGCAGGCCAAGGCGTTCGACCCCGACGTCATCCTGCTCGACGTCATGCTCCCCGACCTGTCCGGCCTGGAGGTGCTGCGCCGCATCCGTGCGACCCACCCCACGGTCCCCGTGCTGTTCCTCACCGCCAAGGACGCCGTCGAGGACCGCATCGCCGGGCTCACCGCCGGCGGCGACGACTACGTCACGAAGCCGTTCAGCCTCGAGGAGGTCGTCGCCCGGCTCCGCGCGCTGCTGCGCCGGGCCGGGGCCGTGGCCGACCGCGAGGAGGCTGTCCTCGTCGTCGGCGACCTGCGCATGGACGAGGACTCGCACGAGGTGTCCCGCGGCGGCGACGACATCCGGCTCACCGCGACGGAGTTCGAGCTGCTGCGCTACTTCATGCGCAACCCGCGGCGCGTGCTGTCGAAGGCGCAGATCCTCGACCGCGTGTGGCAGTACGACTTCGGCGGCCAGGCCAACATCGTCGAGCTGTACGTGTCCTACCTGCGCCGCAAGATCGACAAGGGGCGCGAGCCGATGCTCCACACGCTGCGGGGCGTCGGGTACGTGCTCAAGCCCGCCCCGTGA
- a CDS encoding cell wall metabolism sensor histidine kinase WalK: MTAAPARRRWTLRRRLVVVVVALLAVVAAVMGLVSTLALRSTLVQQIDERLESASSRAAAAPGRLGGDRVDDLGDGGTTPSDDATRPAPLPEGEDDGVPPAFGLPGQDVGTVVLFQRADASALQAGYLDDSGTIRPLTDAQTDALLDLTPDGTVDTVVLPDLGEYRVVAVVTEGGDTSVTALPLESVTATVDRYVVVELAVAVVALLLAAASATVLVRRELRPLDRVAATAARVSEMPLSRGEVDIRERVPERDTDPATEVGQVGAALNRMLGHVESALAARHESETQVRRFVADASHELRTPLASIRGYAELVQRLPDDLPDDAVRAMHRVESEARRMTGLVEDMLLLARLDAGRDLDVGEVDLAALAVDAVADAHVAGPEHVWRLDLGAAGDDSRDDGPDQPGALVVGDEHRLRQVLVNLLSNARVHTPAGTTVVVSVTTDGDDVVLRVADDGPGIPEPLRSRLFERFARGDASRNRAAGSTGLGLAIVHAVVAAHGGTIGVDGTPGRTSFTVRLPAPGAHVAPGTR, encoded by the coding sequence GTGACGGCCGCGCCGGCGCGCCGCCGGTGGACGCTCCGCCGGCGGCTCGTGGTGGTCGTCGTCGCACTGCTCGCGGTGGTCGCCGCCGTCATGGGCCTCGTCTCCACCCTCGCGCTGCGCTCGACCCTGGTCCAGCAGATCGACGAACGACTCGAGTCCGCGAGCAGCCGCGCCGCCGCCGCACCGGGCCGTCTCGGCGGCGACCGCGTGGACGACCTCGGGGACGGCGGGACCACGCCCTCGGACGACGCCACGCGCCCCGCACCCCTGCCCGAGGGGGAGGACGACGGCGTGCCCCCGGCGTTCGGCCTGCCCGGGCAGGACGTCGGCACCGTGGTCCTGTTCCAGCGCGCCGACGCCTCCGCCCTGCAGGCGGGCTACCTGGACGACTCCGGGACGATCCGCCCGCTGACGGACGCCCAGACCGACGCTCTGCTGGACCTCACGCCCGACGGGACCGTGGACACGGTCGTGCTGCCCGACCTCGGGGAGTACCGCGTCGTCGCGGTGGTCACGGAGGGCGGTGACACCTCCGTCACCGCCCTGCCGCTGGAGTCCGTGACCGCCACCGTGGATCGCTACGTGGTCGTCGAGCTGGCCGTCGCCGTCGTCGCGCTGCTGCTCGCCGCCGCGTCCGCCACGGTGCTGGTGCGCCGGGAGCTGCGGCCCCTGGACCGGGTGGCCGCGACCGCCGCGCGGGTGTCCGAGATGCCGCTGTCGCGCGGCGAGGTCGACATCCGCGAGCGCGTGCCCGAGCGCGACACCGACCCGGCCACCGAGGTCGGCCAGGTCGGCGCCGCGCTCAACCGGATGCTCGGCCACGTGGAGTCGGCGCTCGCCGCCCGGCACGAGTCCGAGACGCAGGTCCGCCGGTTCGTCGCCGACGCCAGCCACGAGCTCCGCACCCCGCTGGCCTCCATCCGGGGCTACGCCGAGCTCGTGCAGCGCCTCCCGGACGACCTGCCGGACGACGCCGTGCGGGCGATGCACCGCGTGGAGTCCGAGGCACGGCGCATGACCGGTCTCGTCGAGGACATGCTGCTGCTCGCCCGGCTCGACGCGGGCCGCGACCTGGACGTCGGGGAGGTCGACCTCGCGGCGCTCGCGGTGGACGCCGTCGCCGACGCGCACGTCGCGGGCCCCGAGCACGTCTGGCGGCTCGACCTGGGCGCCGCCGGCGACGACTCCCGTGACGACGGGCCGGACCAGCCCGGCGCCCTCGTGGTCGGGGACGAGCACCGGCTGCGCCAGGTCCTGGTCAACCTGCTCTCGAACGCCCGGGTGCACACACCCGCCGGCACCACCGTCGTCGTGTCGGTGACCACCGACGGCGACGACGTCGTGCTGCGCGTGGCGGACGACGGCCCCGGCATCCCGGAGCCGCTCCGCTCCCGGTTGTTCGAGCGGTTCGCCCGCGGGGACGCGTCACGGAACCGTGCCGCCGGATCCACCGGCCTGGGCCTCGCCATCGTGCACGCCGTCGTCGCGGCGCACGGCGGCACCATCGGCGTCGACGGCACGCCCGGGCGGACGAGCTTCACCGTGCGGCTGCCCGCCCCGGGGGCGCACGTCGCACCCGGCACCCGGTGA
- the radA gene encoding DNA repair protein RadA, translated as MTTTTSARAARPAFRCAECGWTTSKWVGRCGECQTWGSVSEDTGPGGAAPRTAVQVPVRGAARPIAEIDVEASRSRPTGVGELDRVLGGGLVPGAVVLLAGEPGVGKSTLLLDVASRVATGGRTVLYVTGEESAGQVRLRAERIGALAGSLLLTAETDLGTILGHLAQTEPDLLVLDSVQTVASAAVEGSPGGVAQVREVAASLIAAAKERALPVVLVGHVTKDGAVAGPRTLEHLVDVVCQFEGDRHSRLRLLRATKNRFGPTDEVGCFDLTETGIVGLADPSGLFVSHERHHVPGTCVTVTLEGRRPLATEVQALVAPSMLANPRRTTSGVDGSRLAMVLAVLQRRAGLRVADQDVYVSTVGGARVVEPAADLALALATVSSRENVALPPRLVAIGEVGLAGEIRPVTGTARRLAEAARLGFTHAVVPAGSVEPAQVPDGMRVAQAADLAEAVRLTRPDAVRGRGTRAEAGAAPDAAG; from the coding sequence GTGACCACCACCACCTCCGCCCGGGCCGCGCGCCCCGCGTTCCGCTGCGCGGAGTGCGGCTGGACCACCTCCAAGTGGGTCGGGCGGTGCGGGGAGTGCCAGACGTGGGGCTCGGTCTCCGAGGACACCGGGCCGGGTGGTGCGGCTCCGCGGACGGCGGTCCAGGTGCCGGTGCGCGGCGCCGCGCGCCCGATCGCGGAGATCGACGTCGAGGCCAGCCGGTCGCGGCCCACGGGCGTCGGAGAGCTCGACCGGGTGCTGGGCGGGGGACTCGTCCCGGGCGCCGTGGTGCTGCTCGCGGGGGAGCCGGGCGTGGGCAAGTCGACGCTGCTGCTCGACGTCGCGAGCCGGGTGGCGACCGGTGGGCGGACGGTGCTGTACGTGACGGGCGAGGAGTCGGCCGGTCAGGTGCGGCTGCGCGCCGAGCGGATCGGCGCGCTCGCGGGCTCCCTGCTGCTGACGGCCGAGACCGACCTCGGGACGATCCTCGGGCACCTCGCGCAGACCGAGCCGGACCTGCTGGTGCTCGACTCCGTCCAGACGGTCGCGTCGGCCGCGGTCGAGGGCTCGCCCGGCGGGGTGGCGCAGGTGCGTGAGGTCGCCGCCTCGCTCATCGCCGCCGCGAAGGAGCGCGCGCTGCCGGTGGTCCTGGTGGGGCACGTGACGAAGGACGGCGCCGTGGCGGGGCCGCGGACGCTCGAGCACCTCGTCGACGTCGTCTGCCAGTTCGAGGGCGACCGGCACTCCCGCCTCCGGCTGCTGCGCGCCACCAAGAACCGGTTCGGCCCCACGGACGAGGTCGGGTGCTTCGACCTCACGGAGACGGGCATCGTCGGGCTCGCGGACCCGTCGGGGCTGTTCGTCTCCCACGAGCGGCACCACGTCCCGGGCACGTGCGTCACCGTCACCCTGGAGGGGCGGCGCCCGCTCGCCACGGAGGTGCAGGCGCTCGTGGCGCCGAGCATGCTCGCGAACCCCCGCCGCACGACCAGCGGCGTCGACGGCTCGCGGCTCGCGATGGTGCTGGCGGTGCTCCAGCGCCGGGCGGGTCTCCGCGTCGCGGACCAGGACGTGTACGTGTCGACCGTGGGAGGTGCGCGGGTCGTCGAGCCGGCGGCCGACCTGGCGCTCGCGCTCGCGACCGTCAGCAGCCGGGAGAACGTGGCGCTGCCGCCGCGCCTGGTCGCGATCGGCGAGGTGGGGCTGGCAGGGGAGATCCGCCCGGTGACGGGCACGGCACGCCGGCTGGCGGAGGCCGCCCGGCTGGGGTTCACCCACGCGGTGGTGCCCGCGGGGTCGGTGGAGCCCGCGCAGGTGCCCGACGGCATGCGCGTCGCGCAGGCGGCCGACCTGGCCGAGGCGGTCCGGCTCACGCGCCCGGACGCCGTCCGGGGACGCGGAACCCGGGCCGAGGCGGGGGCCGCGCCGGACGCGGCGGGCTGA
- the disA gene encoding DNA integrity scanning diadenylate cyclase DisA, with protein sequence MPTTTPPDDLLRHTLAAVAPGTELRDGLERILRGRTGALIVLGRDATVESISSGGFELDVEFSATRLRELAKMDGAIVMDPGTARIVRAAVQLLPDPTIATSESGTRHRTAERVAKQTGLPVISVSASMRIIALYVGEQRHVLENADAILSRANQALATLERYKSRLDEVSGTLSALEIEDLVTVRDVCVVVQRQEMVRRISEEIAGYVVELGTDGRLLSLQLDELTGGIGSDSELVIRDYLDSSRRDAEVIQSALAALDSTELLDLALIARVLGLPSGVEMLDAATGPRGYRLMSKVPRLPAAIVDRLVGHFSGLQKLLAANIDDLMAVDGVGEQRARAVREGLSRLAESSILERYV encoded by the coding sequence GTGCCCACGACCACCCCGCCGGACGACCTCCTGCGGCACACGCTGGCCGCGGTCGCCCCCGGCACCGAGCTGCGCGACGGCCTGGAGCGGATCCTGCGCGGCCGTACGGGCGCGCTCATCGTGCTCGGCCGCGACGCGACGGTCGAGAGCATCTCCTCGGGCGGGTTCGAGCTCGACGTGGAGTTCTCCGCCACCCGGCTGCGCGAGCTCGCGAAGATGGACGGCGCCATCGTCATGGACCCCGGCACGGCGCGCATCGTGCGGGCGGCCGTGCAGCTGCTGCCCGACCCGACCATCGCGACCTCCGAGTCCGGCACCCGCCACCGCACCGCCGAGCGCGTCGCCAAGCAGACGGGCCTGCCGGTCATCTCGGTGTCCGCGTCCATGCGGATCATCGCGCTGTACGTCGGCGAGCAGCGCCACGTGCTCGAGAACGCGGACGCGATCCTGTCGCGCGCCAACCAGGCCCTCGCCACGCTCGAGCGGTACAAGTCCCGGCTCGACGAGGTGAGCGGCACGCTGTCGGCCCTCGAGATCGAGGACCTCGTCACCGTCCGCGACGTCTGCGTGGTCGTGCAGCGCCAGGAGATGGTCCGTCGCATCTCCGAGGAGATCGCGGGCTACGTGGTCGAGCTCGGCACGGACGGCCGCCTGCTGTCGCTGCAGCTCGACGAGCTGACCGGCGGCATCGGCTCGGACAGCGAGCTGGTGATCCGCGACTACCTCGACTCCAGCCGGCGGGACGCCGAGGTCATCCAGTCGGCGCTCGCCGCCCTCGACTCCACCGAGCTGCTCGACCTGGCCCTGATCGCCCGCGTGCTGGGCCTGCCGTCGGGCGTGGAGATGCTCGACGCGGCGACGGGCCCGCGCGGCTACCGCCTGATGTCGAAGGTGCCGCGCCTCCCGGCGGCGATCGTCGACCGGCTCGTGGGCCACTTCAGCGGGCTGCAGAAGCTGCTGGCGGCGAACATCGACGACCTCATGGCCGTCGACGGCGTGGGCGAGCAGCGGGCGCGCGCCGTGCGCGAGGGGCTGTCGCGGCTCGCGGAGTCGAGCATCCTCGAGCGGTACGTCTAG
- a CDS encoding A/G-specific adenine glycosylase, whose amino-acid sequence MRGAVVAWFDAHARDLPWRAPDRTPWGVLVSEVMLQQTPVVRVEPAWRAWLARWPEPADLAAASPADVLRAWDRLGYPRRALRLQDCARALVERHGGLVPSDEAALLALPGIGAYTAAAVRAFAFGLRSVVLDTNVRRVLARVAEGVALPAPAITAGERLLAERFVPAQDDAAARWAAASMELGALVCTARSPRCDACPVRDACAWRAEGYPADLHAARRRTQAWAGTDRQVRGRIMALLRDALEPVPEHAVAAAWPDAAQRGRCLAGLLDDGLVERVPGAGPDDPVRYRLPL is encoded by the coding sequence GTGCGCGGGGCCGTCGTCGCGTGGTTCGACGCCCACGCGCGCGACCTGCCCTGGCGCGCGCCGGACCGCACGCCGTGGGGGGTCCTGGTCAGCGAGGTGATGCTGCAGCAGACGCCGGTGGTCCGGGTGGAGCCGGCGTGGCGGGCGTGGCTCGCGCGGTGGCCCGAGCCCGCCGACCTGGCGGCCGCGAGCCCGGCGGACGTGCTGCGCGCCTGGGACCGGCTGGGCTACCCGCGCCGCGCGCTGCGGCTCCAGGACTGCGCGCGGGCGCTGGTCGAGCGGCACGGCGGGCTGGTCCCCTCCGACGAGGCGGCGCTGCTCGCGCTGCCCGGCATCGGCGCGTACACGGCGGCCGCGGTGCGGGCGTTCGCCTTCGGGCTGCGGTCGGTGGTGCTCGACACGAACGTGCGGCGGGTGCTGGCGCGCGTGGCGGAGGGCGTCGCCCTGCCGGCGCCGGCGATCACGGCCGGCGAGCGCCTGCTCGCGGAGCGGTTCGTCCCGGCGCAGGACGACGCGGCCGCGCGGTGGGCGGCGGCCTCGATGGAGCTGGGTGCGCTGGTGTGCACCGCCCGGTCGCCGCGCTGCGACGCCTGCCCCGTGCGTGACGCCTGTGCGTGGCGGGCGGAGGGCTACCCGGCGGACCTGCACGCCGCGCGGCGCCGCACGCAGGCGTGGGCGGGGACCGACCGGCAGGTCCGCGGGCGGATCATGGCGCTGCTGCGCGACGCCCTCGAGCCCGTCCCCGAGCACGCCGTGGCGGCCGCGTGGCCCGACGCCGCGCAGCGCGGGCGCTGCCTGGCGGGGCTGCTCGACGACGGCCTGGTGGAGCGTGTCCCGGGCGCCGGGCCGGACGACCCCGTGCGCTACCGGCTGCCCCTGTGA
- a CDS encoding amino-acid N-acetyltransferase, which yields MTAQTPAFRVRPALPADVRGIRELVQPYAQERILLAKEWVGYYEAVQEFHVAEAEDGTLIGCGALHVMWQDLAEVRTLAVAREWRGRGVGHALLEALTERARDLGLSRLFCLTFEVGFFAAHGWGEVTGPAVPPEVFAELLRSHDDGVAEFLDLARVKPNTLGNTRMIVQLDAPGDDTGAHRGSR from the coding sequence GTGACCGCCCAGACGCCTGCCTTCCGGGTCCGCCCCGCTCTGCCCGCCGACGTCCGCGGCATCCGCGAGCTCGTCCAGCCGTACGCGCAGGAGCGGATCCTGCTCGCGAAGGAGTGGGTCGGGTACTACGAGGCCGTGCAGGAGTTCCACGTCGCCGAGGCCGAGGACGGCACCCTCATCGGCTGCGGGGCGCTGCACGTGATGTGGCAGGACCTCGCGGAGGTCCGCACGCTCGCCGTGGCGCGGGAGTGGCGCGGCCGGGGGGTGGGGCACGCCCTGCTCGAGGCCCTCACGGAGCGGGCGCGCGACCTGGGCCTCAGCCGGCTGTTCTGCCTGACGTTCGAGGTCGGCTTCTTCGCCGCGCACGGCTGGGGCGAGGTCACCGGCCCGGCCGTGCCGCCGGAGGTGTTCGCCGAGCTGCTGCGCTCCCACGACGACGGCGTCGCCGAGTTCCTCGACCTCGCCCGGGTGAAGCCGAACACGCTCGGCAACACCCGCATGATCGTGCAGCTCGACGCGCCCGGCGACGACACCGGGGCTCACAGGGGCAGCCGGTAG